GGCCCCCGCGCCATGCCCGTGCAGCGCTCGCTGCCGCAGCGGGCGCGGAGCCTGATCGGAGCCTGGTGCTTCCTGGACTTCTACGGCCCGGTTGACGTCTCACGGACCGGCGGCATGGACGTGCCGCGGCACCCGCACACCGGCCTGGCGACGGTCTCCTGGCTGTTCGAAGGGCGGATCGACCACCAGGACTCCGCCGGGAACTGGGCGACCGCCCGTCCGGGCGACGTGAACCTGATGAACGCGGGCACCGGCATCACGCACAGTGAGTACTCCACCGAGGACACCACGGTCCTCCACGGCGCGCAGCTCTGGTACGCCCTGCCGGACGAGCACCGGTTCTCCGAGCCGGCCCTACACTCGCACCGCCCGGAGCCGGTGGGGGGCGAGGGGTGGATCGCCCGCGTCTTCCTGGGTGACCTCCTGGGCCAGTCCTCTCCCGTGCCGACCTCCATCCCGCTGACGGGTGTGGAGCTGCGCGTGGAGCCGGGCGCGACCGTCCGGATCCCCGTGCCCGCGGACCATGAGCACGGCCTGCTGGCCGTGGAGGGCGCCGTCACCCTGCAGGGCGCGGACGTGCCGCAGGCGCACCTCGGCTACGTGGGCACCGGCACGGAGGAGATCGTCGTGACCGCGGGCGAGGAGCCCGTGATCGCCCTGCTCCTGGGCGGCGAGCCGCTCGGGGAGCAGATCATCATGTGGTGGAACGTCGTGGGCCGGTCCCACGAGGAGGTCGTGCGCTGGCGTGCGGCCTACCAGCAGGAGATGGGGTTCGAGGCACCCGGGGTCGGCCGCTCGCGGCCGACGGCGACCTCATGGACGCCCTGCGCGGCGCCGCCTACGACGACGGCCGCGCCTTCCCCCAGTTCGGGGACTTCCCGCCGGATCCCAAGCCCCCGATCCGCGCACCCCCGCTGCCGCACACGCGCATGCGCCCCCGCGGCTGAACGCCTTCCCGAGAAGACCGGAAGAAAGGACCCCCGTCATGACCGAGCAGACCTCCTCCCTGGACCACCCTCAGGTCCGCAAGAACGCGGAGAAGTACGAGATCGTCGTCGACGCCGACGGCACCGTGGCCGGCTACACCCTGGCCATCGACTACACCGCCGAGGACGGCACCGCCGAGGACGGCACCGAGCAGCGGATCTTCCCCCACACCAAGCTCGAGGACGCCTATGAGGGCAAGGGGCTCGCATCCACCCTCGTACGCGAGGCGTTGCGCGACACCGAGGCCGCCGGCCGTCGCATCGTGCCCGTGTGCCCCTACGTGAAGCAGTGGGCGGACAAGCACGCCGACGAGGTGGAGGGCCAGGTGGACCAGCCGCGTCCGGAGCACCTGCAGTTCCTGGA
This sequence is a window from Micrococcus porci. Protein-coding genes within it:
- a CDS encoding GNAT family N-acetyltransferase, with the translated sequence MTEQTSSLDHPQVRKNAEKYEIVVDADGTVAGYTLAIDYTAEDGTAEDGTEQRIFPHTKLEDAYEGKGLASTLVREALRDTEAAGRRIVPVCPYVKQWADKHADEVEGQVDQPRPEHLQFLEKHAQERKQG